AGGATCTCGCCCTTGTCGGGGATCGTGGAGTCGAGGACGAAGTCGTAGGCCGAGATGCGGTCGCTGGCGACCATGAGCAGCTTGCCTGCGTGCTCGCCGGCGTCGATGCGGTAGAGGTCGCGCACCTTTCCGGAGTGGACGTGGGTCGTGCCCACGATCGCAGGGGCTTCGGGGATCTTCAGGTCGGCCACGCGACCGAGACTAGCGCTGGTCAGCGGTGCAGCCACCCCGCCATCCGGCGCGTGATCCACGGCAGGAAGACGTAGGTCATCAGCGGGGTCATCACCGTGGTGACCAGGACGACGCGCGCCACCAGGGCCCAGTCGGCGATGGTCTGCGACGCCACGGCGTTGGCGGCCAGGCTCAGCGGGAGGAAGACCAGGTAGATGGCGATCATCTGCTTCCACCGCGGCGGCGCCGTCGGGGCGGCGCTCAGCAGCTCGGCCGACGCCGGCTCGTCGAACCACCCCTCGATGCCTGTACGCCGCTCACGGCGCGACTCCTCGACGTCGCCGGCAGCCGCCTCGAGCCACCACGCGCGCTGCGGGGAGGCCTCCCAGGCGGCCAGCGCCTCGGCGTCGGCGAAGCGGTAGAGCATGTGCCAGTCGGCCGAGTCCGTGCTCGGCCGGACCCAGCCCGAGCCGAGGAACCCGTCGAACTTCTCCGCCATCGACGTGCCCGCCTGCATCCAGGCGAGCATCTGGGTGGTGTGCGAGGGGTCGACGTGACGGGTGACGGACACGGTGACGGGCGCGCTCATGGGCTCCAGTGTCGGGCGCGGCGCGGCGCGGGGAGAAGCTGGCGACGACGAGATCCCGGCCACGTCGGACCTGACGGTCAGTAGCCGACCTCGAAGGAGGTCGCGCCCGACGGCGCCGCCTCGCGCACCGCCACGTCGCCGACCTTCGCCATCGACGGTCCGGTGCGGCACCACGCGACGAGCGCGTCGACGGCGTCGGCGTCGCCCTCGGCGTGCAGCAGCACCGAACCGTCCGGCTCGTTGCGGACCCAGCCGACCACGCCGAGCCGCTGCGCCTGTTCCTGCGCGGACCACCGGAACGACACGCCCTGCACCCGGCCGGTGACCCGCGCCTGCACTGCCTTCACGAGAGACATCCTGCCCCGACGCGTGGGGGCGGGTGCAAGGCTGGCGGCCGTGAGCCAGGACGAGCAGCAGCGCACCGCGCGCGACGGGACGGCCGGCGAGACGGCGTACGAGCCGGACCCGCGGCGCTGGCGGGTGCTCGCGGTGTCGCTCGTCGTCGGCTTCATGTCGCTGCTCGACGTCACGATCGTCAACGTCGCGGTCCCCTCGATCCGCGCCGGCCTCGACACCAGCGCCGCCACCATCCAGTGGGTGGTCTCGGGCTACGCGCTCGCCTTCGGCATGACGCTGGTCGCGGGCGGTCGCCTCGGCGACGCGCACGGCCGGCGCCGGATGATGACGATCGGGCTGCTCGGCTTCATCCTCTCCAGCCTCGCGGTCGGGCTGGCCCCCAACGCGGCGGCGATCGTCGTCGCCCGGCTCGTCCAGGGCGCCAGCGCGGGGCTGCTGACGCCCCAGAACTCCGGCCTGATCCAGCAGCTCTTCCGCGGGGAGGAGCGCGGACGCGCTTTCGGGATGTTCGGCTTCACGGTGGCCGTCGCCTCGGCCGCCGGCCCCCTGATCGGCGGGGCGCTGATCGCCCTGCTCGGGGAGGAGAACGGCTGGCGCTCGCTCTTCCTCATCAACGTCCCGATCGGCCTGGTGGCCCTGGTGCTGATCCGCCGCCTCGTGCCCGACAACGACGCCGGCGCCGCGGCCGAGAAGGACCCGCGCGTGGACCTCGTGGGCGCACTGCTGCTGGGGCTCGCGGTGCTGTCGGTCCTCTACCCGCTGATCAGCCTCGAGGGCGGTGCCAGCCTGCCGCTGCTGGGGCTGCTCGCCTTCCCGGTGCTGGCGTGGGCGTTCGTGCGGTGGGAGCGCGAGGCCGTACGCCGGGAGCGACCGCCGCTGCTCGACGTCTCGCTGCTGCGCGGACTGCCGGGCTACGCCAACGGGCTGCTGGTCGGCACCCTCTACTTCACCGGCTTCACCGGGATCTTCCTCGTGCTGTCGGTGCACCTGCAGGAGGGCGAGGGCTTCTCCCCGCTCGGCGCGGCGCTGCTGATGACGCCGTTCGCGGTGGGCGCGGCGACCACCTCACCGCTGGCGGGCAGGCTCGTGGGTCGGATCGGGCGCCGCGTCACGCTGGTCGCGCTCGGCGTGATGGTGACGGGCACCGCCCTCGCCGCCCTGCTCGTCACCCAGCCGACCGACCGGCTGTGGTGGACGCTCGCGCCGGCGATGTTCCTCGCCGGTGTCGGGGGCGGCGGCGTGATCTCCCCCAACTTCACCCTCACCCTCGCCGAGGTCCCGCCGCGGATGGGCGGCGCCGCCGGCGGCGCGCTGCAGACCGGCCAGCGGATCGGGTCCGCGCTCGGCGCGGCGCTGCTGATGACGGTCTACCTCGCGGTCGACGCCGTCGCGTCCGCACCGGTGGCCGCCCGCTCGGCGCTCCTCGCGGCGCTCGTGGTGCTGTCCGCGGCCTTCGCCGCCGCCGTACGGTCCTGGCGGCGCGGGGACTGAGGGTGGTCGCCGCCGCCGCTGTTCGGGATCCCCGGCTGACCGGGGATCCCCGAGGTTGTCAGGGCATGCACGACCTGACAACCCGCAGGAGAGCCTGACAACCTCGGCTGGGCGGGTCGGCAGTCAGAGGATGGCGCCCGGCACGTACGCCGCTGCGCCGGGGTGGCGTGCCGCGAGCGCCTC
This sequence is a window from Nocardioides sp. S5. Protein-coding genes within it:
- a CDS encoding MFS transporter, producing the protein MSQDEQQRTARDGTAGETAYEPDPRRWRVLAVSLVVGFMSLLDVTIVNVAVPSIRAGLDTSAATIQWVVSGYALAFGMTLVAGGRLGDAHGRRRMMTIGLLGFILSSLAVGLAPNAAAIVVARLVQGASAGLLTPQNSGLIQQLFRGEERGRAFGMFGFTVAVASAAGPLIGGALIALLGEENGWRSLFLINVPIGLVALVLIRRLVPDNDAGAAAEKDPRVDLVGALLLGLAVLSVLYPLISLEGGASLPLLGLLAFPVLAWAFVRWEREAVRRERPPLLDVSLLRGLPGYANGLLVGTLYFTGFTGIFLVLSVHLQEGEGFSPLGAALLMTPFAVGAATTSPLAGRLVGRIGRRVTLVALGVMVTGTALAALLVTQPTDRLWWTLAPAMFLAGVGGGGVISPNFTLTLAEVPPRMGGAAGGALQTGQRIGSALGAALLMTVYLAVDAVASAPVAARSALLAALVVLSAAFAAAVRSWRRGD
- a CDS encoding antibiotic biosynthesis monooxygenase → MSAPVTVSVTRHVDPSHTTQMLAWMQAGTSMAEKFDGFLGSGWVRPSTDSADWHMLYRFADAEALAAWEASPQRAWWLEAAAGDVEESRRERRTGIEGWFDEPASAELLSAAPTAPPRWKQMIAIYLVFLPLSLAANAVASQTIADWALVARVVLVTTVMTPLMTYVFLPWITRRMAGWLHR
- a CDS encoding acylphosphatase; the encoded protein is MSLVKAVQARVTGRVQGVSFRWSAQEQAQRLGVVGWVRNEPDGSVLLHAEGDADAVDALVAWCRTGPSMAKVGDVAVREAAPSGATSFEVGY